The segment TGCTGCCCTTGCGGACAGCGGAGGAAATCCAGTTACGAGAAgttctgcctcctcctcctcctcctactACTACTCCTCAGCTGACTCGCTGCGTGCCAAGCGCTCTGTCTGCGCCCAGCAGAGGACTCGACCACCCGCAGCGGAGCAGGGGCCGCGCAGGCCGGCTCGGGCAGTGCGGGGGCAGGGGCCGGCCGCCCGGGACACCCACCGTGATGAGGATGCAGTGCAGATCGCGCGGCTCCCCCGAGTCCTCGCTGGGCCCCACGATGGCCGCCAGCTTGGCCACGTCGTTCACCCGCACTATGTCGATGTCGTTCTCGCAACAGAAGGCTTGGATCAGAGTGAAGTGGATCTGCAAGGCGATGTCCCCCTCGTCCTCCTGGTCCGCGGCCAGCACACAGAACGCGACGTTGTCGGGGTCGCTGCAAGAGGCGAGCAGCCTGATGAGTCCCGCGGTCGGCGCCGGCCGCCCCACAGCCCCGCCGGGCTGACTTAcacactgctcccagccccgcGACCGTACTTACACATTCATCAGCTTGGCCGACTCGTAGACGCCAGCGGTGAGGCAGCCTCGGCGCTGCGCTGACACCAGCAGCTCGTGGAGGGCCGGGCCGGCGCCCTGCATCCTGCGGGCCGGGAAAGGACACAGGGTCAGCGCGGTGCCGCCGCCACAACCACCGCCGCCCCGAAACCGCCCGCTACCCGTTTTCCTCGGTTCCCCATTGCCCACCCGCACGTACCAGTCGTGGCCCGCAGGCATGGGCTGCTGTCCGTGGATCTCCTCCAGAGTCATAGCAGTTAGTCCGCACACTCCCGCGGCTCACTCAGCTCTCGCTCTGCGCACGCCGTGAGCGCTCTGAAGGGGAGACTAGCCGGCGTGCGCTACTTATAGCCCTCGCGGGCACCTCCCGGCCTCCCATTGGCCGGCGGGGGAGAAAGGGGCGGCTTTATTATGCTAATCAGCGCGCGCCGGAGAGGAAGctcggggcgggcggggggcggaAAAGAACGGCTCGTGCCGGGAGGCCACgtggggcgggcggggggcgcgcaGGCACGCGCCGGGCCCGAGCCGGGCCCAGTCGGCGGTGCCGGGCCTGAGCCAGCGGTAACGGCGGTGCCCCTGCTCCGTGCACACTGCTCGCCGGTAGGCACTGGCAGCTAGTAGGGCGATTTGCGCCCAAGGCTTGGAACGGGAAATCTGTACAGTGCgggagaaataaaaactgataaataaataaataaagtaaacGAAAGGTTCTATTAATATGGTTTCTGCAAATGTGAACGCCGCGAAGAGACAGCCCTGTAaccagggctgagggcagctcTCCAGAGAAGGgcctggggctgcactgggcagTCACCTAGTGATGTTCAGTGGCCCCGGCTGCAGCAAATCCCCCCGAGCCCTGTCTGGATGCACAGGAGCACGGCCTGCCGGCCGAGGCAGGTGACAATCCCCCTCTGCCCAGCGCTCACGGGACAGCAGCAATGCCGGGCACCCCCAGCCGGGAATCAGCCGAGAAACTGCAGCAAGGGCAGGTGGGGCGCCGAGGGGTCCAGGGCTGGGcgctgtcctgctctgcaggctcagggACCCGcgccagctcagcctggggaaggcaaACTGCAGCCCCCAAAACCTGTGGAGTGATCATTTGGAGGATAACGCCAGGGTCTTCACAACAATGCCTAGTGGGGAGGCAGGAGACAATGAGCCGAATGTAAATCAAGAGGCTCAGATAGGATgtaagaaaaatcctttctccCTGAGAATAGTCAAGCAGCGGGGCGGGCTTCCTGTCCAGGGAGGCAGTGTAGATTTATTTCATCCTTGCAGGACTGCCCCGGTGCAGACCTGTTCCGAGGTCACTGGTAATCCTTCTGCAGGCTCTACTGGCCTATGATCCTGGGGAGGGGGAGTAGTGTgagcaaacagattttttttttcaatcgAGCTTTATTAAGAATAGCTGTAATTTGGACAGTGTTCATAATTAGTTCAGAGTGAAACGGGTGTGATTGCTGAACTCAGATTTGAACCTGTTTGTCAACAAACCAagcaagaaaaaaccccatattttcCCGCTGTGAATGACCGTAGACTAAATGTTAAATGGCAAATCACTTTTCACGTCCCTTCAGCGTCTGACACGCTTAGGCTGAAGCTCACGGTTAGCACTTGTCTCCAGCGAGTCACCGCTTCAGAGCAGCCCCAAGCGGCTTCACAGAGGTTGTGGAGAGCCGCCTTGGGGTAACCTGTGCTACTGCGACCTGTCCGGACCGACTCCAGCAGGCTGCACAGGCAGACCTCTCTAACTTGTCACCCTTGCTGTTCGCTAGCCTGCAGCCGCATCGTCCCCATCCAAATGTGTTGAAACCCGGGATGTCCTTTCCAGTACTTCACTGGGAGTCCTGGATGAAGCGCGTCTTATCTGTGACTGTATATGCTCTGCTCAGTTTCAGTCTCTTTGAGCAATACAGTTTCCAAAATGCCTCTCAAACTGAGCCACTTTAATGAGCTGCCGTGTTTCTACTTCCAGTTGTTTCTAGCCCTGGTGACACTAGTGCCCTGGTGACACTACAGGTGACAGCATTCGACCTGGCAGTAATCACTTAGTGAGTTTCCATTTTAGACTAGTGACAGCATAGGCATGATGTCTGCCAGATACATCCAGCCTCTCTAAGAACATTTCTCTGCTGTCTACAGAGCGGTCAGTACTGGGGAGAAAACTCTTCATTGTAAACACCAATTCTCAAGCCTCACAATCTTTTTTACCCTACCAACATGCAAAGACTTGGAAACCAAACCAGTGACCTGTCAGTCTGAATTTGCTTGAGAAGGGCATAAATTCTTAGTTTGCTTTCTCCAAAAAAGATGTGAGAAGTTTCCAGAAAATTATCTCCTGGTCTGTACTCAGACAAGTGCAATTGTCTCCATTGCTGGAATTAGCATAGTGTACATAGCATGCACCATTCAGAAGATTAAAACCCTTCATACAtctgcctctttctttttcctgttttgttttgttttttcctctaagCATATAAATGGGGATCAATGCAGGAGAATAGCTTGAATGGTAAGACACATTAAGTGGTGTGTCTCTTAGAAATATTCAAGGGCCTATTTCTGATGAAATAGGTGGAAAATCCAGAACTGACTCACAGCTTTGAAAGATGCTGGTATCAGCTATGACTTTGATGATTTTCTCACTATGGTAAAAGTGAAAGTTACTTGAGATGGATCCAAATTAGTAAGCCAAAGTAACTCAGAAGGGAGAACAGTGTATATGTAatagtaaaatatatataattgtCTAGATAATAAAGTGATATATGGAACCTTATTAACACATTAATCCTTTGACATGCAAGCTTCCAGTTTCAGCTTAATGATGCAGCACCCTGGAATTAGGGCTTCTTGACATCACACTTTTCAGTTTGCCCCATTATTCCCAGGTCTCCTAGCACAGATGGTGCTGAAGGCCGTGAAGCATTCATTACTAGATACTTGATCCAGCTTATTTCAAGCCACAGTATCGACACCAGGCCTCTGACACAGGAGGTGTGGAAAGGAGAGCTGTGCAAAGCCTGCGCTGACCTCTCGTGGCCGGATCGCTGCTGTCTGCCGCGGCTCCGAGACACGGATCCGCCCCTCCTGCTCCCGGGCCCGGAACGCTTACAACGGAgacacaggaagagaaaaaacaaacaaacaaacaacccacccccccaaaaaaagccaaaacacaacaaaaaccaaaaacaaaacaaaaccccaaaaaaacaaacaaaaaaccccaaacccaaaacaacaacaacgaAAATAAGTAAACGCTAACAAcagccaaccaaccaaccaaccaaaaaagtAGACCTTGACGCATCCTACATAAAGAAATCCCCTAAAGTGGGACCTGGTGTGCAGACATGCTCAATGGTAGGAAGGCTCTACAGAGACGTGGGCAGACTCAGTCATGAGGCTTAATAAGGCCAAGTGCTGCCCTTTAGTCTCAGCAAACCCCTGCtgcactacaggctgggggagaaTTGGCTTAAGAGCTCTGGGCAAAAAGGCACCTGGGGGTGCTTGTTGAGAGCCAGCTCAGTgtgagccagtgtgtgcccaggtggccaagaggGCCAGTGGCACCTTGGCCTGAACCAAGaggagtgtggccagcaggacaagCGTGTGATCATCCTCCTGTACTTGGTGtggctgaggccacaccttgagtccAGTTTTGGCCCCTCTGACACCTCcaggacattgaggtgctggaggtTGTCTGGTTAAAGTCAACAAGGCTCATGGAGGGACTGTCGAACATGTCTtatgaggaatggctgaggtaACTGGGTTTGTTTAGTCACAAAAAGAGCAGGCTCAGGGGGGACTGTGTCATTCTCTGCAtctccctgaaaggaggctgtagtgAGGTGGGGGTTGGTCGCTTCTActgtccctgcagtgacaggaccacAGGAAATGGCCTTCAGCTGAGACAGAAGAATcggattagatattaggaaaaaaaaaatatgtcacTGTTCGGGTGCTCAGACATTGGAATaagttgcccagggaggtggtggagtcaccatccctggagattcTTAGGAGGCACCTGGATCTGGTGCTGGGTAATGTGGTTTAGTGGTTTAGAGCTACAGTAGTAGCGCTGGGTTGGTTGTTGTGCTGGATGATCTTAGAGGCCCCTTCCAACTTTGGTGATTGTATGGTTCTAAACCAGCCCCCCAGTATAAAAGGTGAGAGACAGAGTAAGGGGGAGATAATATATTCAATCCCAGGAAAGGCAAGGAACCCGGCAGAATTTAACAGATAAAAGTGCAAAAGCATTGCAGCTGTATAGCTGATAATAAACGTAGGTTTTGtcattttgcagagaaaatagCAGCATGTCTCCAGATGAAGTGCAGCAGTCACAGACATATTATCTCTTGGCCTAAGTGAGAGGAGACTCAAACCTTCCACATCAGAGACGGCTTGCAAGCCATGGTAATAGACACCCCAGCCATGGGCCTCCTACACTGCACTCACCTGCCTAGTGCTCCCCTGGCTTGTGCTGCACATCCAGACTTTGCATCAGAAAGACTCTCTTTACCAAGACAGACCAGTCCTTTCAGTCAGATGGAGTACTCCCTCCTCAGTGTCTTTCCAAATccatctccctctccctttccattTCCATCTCCCTTTCCCAATCCAGTCCTCCATCCAGTTCTCCTCTCTTGTAGACCTATTGTAATTGCCCAGTAAGCTGCTTTCTCCAGGTGCAGCatctcacaaaataaaaaccaaataaaaaccttttctaCTGAACACAAGTTTTAGGAGGCTCTACGAATGATCTGGTTAAATTCAAGCTGATTTTGAGTTTCCAGCAGATCAACAGGTCACCAACCTAATCCTCATATAATGTCTTTCTACTGAACCTGAAACAGATACTGCTGATCCCCATGCCTTGTAAATCAGGTAGCTTCCTCTGTACATAAACTTTTTCTGTGACACTTTTGCCACAGAAGTGACACCAGCCAAGAACAAACATCCACAATCTGTAGGCAACAAGGATGTTTAATTTACTGGGAAGGTAGTGAAGTAAGGCTTTTCATAGCTTCTtcttaaaaacaagcaaacaaacaaacaaaaaaccaacaaaaatccccccccaaacaaaacaaagaaaaacaaaccaaaaccaaaaccaaaccaaacaacccccaaaaaaaaaaaaaaaaaaccaaagaaccCTGCATATCACAAGCCTTGCTTA is part of the Camarhynchus parvulus chromosome Z, STF_HiC, whole genome shotgun sequence genome and harbors:
- the GADD45G gene encoding growth arrest and DNA damage-inducible protein GADD45 gamma, which gives rise to MTLEEIHGQQPMPAGHDWMQGAGPALHELLVSAQRRGCLTAGVYESAKLMNVDPDNVAFCVLAADQEDEGDIALQIHFTLIQAFCCENDIDIVRVNDVAKLAAIVGPSEDSGEPRDLHCILITNPNEEGWKDPALEKLNLFCEESRNVNDWVPTITLPE